The genomic stretch TTTAAAGCTATACTTCTTAACAATCTTTCCTAAAAAAAAACAATCTTCAATTCGCATATCTCATATCATAAAAAAAGCCTAGCAAATTTACGATTTACTAGGCTCAAAATTATATGTAAAAAACTATAATTTATTCTTCTTCACCAGCTGCAGGAGTTTCTCCAGCATCTTCAACTACATCCGCTACAACTTCTTCCACAACAGGAGTGTTTGCAACAATACGAGCATCATTAACAGCTTTTTCTGCTTCCAAAGCTTTCGCTTTCGCATCAGCTTCAGCTTGTGCTAATGAACCTACTTTACCTTCAACTTGTCCTTCTTTCTCAGCAATCCAAGTGTTAAATTTCTCATCAGCTTGTTCTTGTGTTAAAGCACCTTTACGGATACCACCAAGTAAGTGATTCTTGTACATTGCACCTTTATAAGAAAGGATTCCTCTTGCAGTATGAGTTGGTTGCGCACCATTCTGTAACCACTGTACAGCACCATCAACATTTAAGTCAATAGTTGCAGGATTTGTGTTTGGATTATAAGTACCTAATTTTTCTAAGTATTTACCATCTCTTTTTGCACGTCCGTCAGCGGCAACGATCCAGTAAAAAGGTTTTCCTTTTTTACCGTGTCTCTGTAATCTAATTTTAACAGGCATAAATAATTAATTTGTGAGGTTCTCGACCTCTGTTATTAATGAGTCGGCAAAGATACTAATATTTCTGAAAAACAAATACTTATATCCTTTTATTTGGGTATTCCCACATGAAAAAATGTGGTCGTGCCTTCGTTAGTCGCTTTTTTAGCGAAAAATTACCGTTCCTAACTTCCAAATTACAATTCAAAAATTCGCTAAAAAGAGCTCCAACATACCACTCTGTCACTAATACGGCTTTTGAATACTGTTAATAACTATCTGCTAAAAACACAAAAGAAATTCGTAATTTTATCCATTCAAATTTCTCCACACAAAAACTGCATATGTACTTAATATTTGATACCGAAACTACCGGATTACCAAAACGATGGGACGCACCTATTTCAGACACGGATAACTGGCCTAGATGTATTCAAATTGCTTGGCAATTGCACGATGAATTGGGAAATCTCGTTGAGCATCAAGATTATTTAGTGCAACCAGACGGTTTTAACATTCCGTATGATGCAGAAAAAATTCACGGAATATCTACGGAATTAGCAGCCGAACAAGGAATTTCGTTGCAAGAAATGTTAGCGAAGTTTAATGTTGCATTATCAAAAGCAAAATTCATCGTTGGACAAAATCTTAAGTTCGATCTCAACATTATGGGCGCAGAATTTCACCGAGAAAATGTTGCTAACAAATTGCAAGAGCTTCCCGTATTAGATACCTGTACGGAAGCGACAGCCAGCTTATGTCAATTACCAGGAGGAAGATTTGGGAAATTTAAACTTCCAACACTAACAGAATTACACAACTATCTTTTCGGAGTCGGATTTGGAGAAGCGCACAACGCAACTGCCGATGTAGAAGCAACAACACGTTGTTTTTTAGAATTAATTCGAAGAAAAGAATACAGCATTGAAAAACTAGATGTTACGCCAGATTACTTTGAGCGTTTCTCAGAAAACAATCCGCAGCCGATTAAATTAATTGGTTTAAAACACATCAATCTCAAAAAAGCATCTGAAAAAATTCGGCAGCGTTTGGCAAAAATTCAGCCAGACGACGGAATTTCTAAAGAAGAACTTGCGGAGAACATTCAAACCTTGCAAGATGCGCCATTTTCGCACTTGCACAATCATTCGCAATTCTCAGTATTACAATCAACTTCAAGCATTACCGACTTAGTAAAAGCGGCTTCCAAATACAATATGGAAGCGGTTTCCATTACAGATCATGCAAATATGATGGGCGCGTTTCACTTTGTGT from Kordia antarctica encodes the following:
- a CDS encoding 30S ribosomal protein S16, translating into MPVKIRLQRHGKKGKPFYWIVAADGRAKRDGKYLEKLGTYNPNTNPATIDLNVDGAVQWLQNGAQPTHTARGILSYKGAMYKNHLLGGIRKGALTQEQADEKFNTWIAEKEGQVEGKVGSLAQAEADAKAKALEAEKAVNDARIVANTPVVEEVVADVVEDAGETPAAGEEE